TGTCAATTGCCATGCTTCTGAAAGAGCAAGATGTTCCAACTTGAAAAGTTGGAGGCATGTCAACTCATAGCAGATCAAAGCACATGTCTGCAATTTTCCGAGCCTATAAAGATCCTGCAGGGCGTCAAGGTCTGAAGTACATCACAGTGAATTTACACAAAGGAGATTGATGAGTGTAGAGGTAAATGAGTATTCCATTCGCAATCTCTACTCTGTGGTTGAAGAAAGATGAGGTACCTTTGATGATTCAGGATTCTTGTGCTAGTTTCATATGCCTTTTTCATGGCAGACATGGTTTAGTCTTCATCTTTGCCAATAAATACTGGAGAAACCACATGTTCTTcaatgatttcttttttttatgctgTCAAGGCACGGGCGCACGGTCGGTTTTCCTACAAACAAGAGGTCAAAGCACTTTATATCCCAGTTTACAAATGAGAAATCTTTCAAAGATAGAATATTTGTGATGAAAACAATGTTATACACAAAATGAGCAAGTTAAACTCAGGTTGCTTCATGGAAGATCATTATGTTACATGGGGAATCCAAAATATCCAATGGTAACGCACGAGCAATAAGGTAACCACCAATCAATCtcagaaaaaagaaactagGAGAAATAactcaaaagaaaattggtCCGTGCAAAATCAGCTTGGGAAACCTGATGAATAATGTTCTGACAAATTGGGGCAGTGCTCAACAGCCTCAGGCCTTGGGGTATGGTGCACAGCATAGAACAACCAGAAAGCCGGTTTTCCAACTAATCTGATCTGGTAAAGTCTCTATTTTGCtgcagttatttttttttttaggaaaaaccttAGAAGAGGACAGGGTGAGCCTGTTTTCATTAAAGAAGAAGAGACTTGGCCCAGTTTTTAAGGGGAAACCGGGCCCAAAAACCTCACATAAGCACGGTTTGAGGGGGAAACTGGGCAAAACCCACACGgagaacaaagaaaaaaaacttgcgaCGGCACCACTGGAGGAAAACATAGGTCATCGTTGCCAAAAGCAGCTTCGACTTCCTATGAACAAACCACAGACAACGTAGAGCAGGGTCTTCAAGACAAAGCCTCTAAGGAGGAAACATAGCGTCGAAACGCAAGCAACGTCCGTCCGAAAATCGGAACAGGGTTTTCACCCGAAGAAACGGGTAGAGCAAAGAACGATGCCTTCAAGAAGGAAAACGGCGCCCACAGGCATCGCCATCGTTGTCTCTACCCCAAGAGCGAGCAGGACAAACGCCCCGACTCACTCACCCTGCCAACTACGACGCCCCCGGCAACCACAGCGCTACCAAGGAAAGCGGGAGAGGGTTATCGTTGCCAATTGTCAGACTTTTAATAGAGGAAAGCTATCAATTATCAATTGTCAGTTATCAGATGCCTGAACGGCATCAGCAAAGATGGAGTCCCATGGACAGCCACATTGATCGAGCCCAGCACGCGGCGTCGAGCGCTTCGCGGACATGAAGAGCTGCAAGAACTTGAGGTACATCAGCTTCAGACGAATCTCTAGACTCTAGGATCAAGTCCTTGGTCCTGCCAGATTCAATCAGCATGCAGCAAGCTGCGTGAGCTCATCTTGCTGGAAGCTACACCTCCTGTGCTTCCCACTGACTAGCAAAGGCTGTTTCTGAAGAATAGTTTTCATTGAGCAGCTTCTTGATGAAAGATGAGTGTATTTTAAACAAGCTAAGCTGCTAAAGATTATGAACATGGAACGAGGCCGACATTGCACATTCTTGCTATGTATATGCAAAGTGCTAAACCACATGTCTCTAAAGCTAGTTCGAGAGACCCTGAACAAGATAGATATATGCTCAACAAGATCAAACCATAGTACAATTAGCACAAGTAGAATCAAACCATACTAGGAACCTAAGAATTATTCAACCCCACAGTCAAACAGCGTTAATATAATTTCCGAATGCTTGTTATGTGGACTACGAAGAATGTGGTAGAAAGAAAACATGTCAACGGGAGACAAGCTTATGCAATGGGCTCCATAACAACACCAGTCTAAAGTAAACAACAGACATACGCTCTGTCTATGCTAATCCCAGAGATCCTGAACAAGATGAGAGATCAATGTTGAACAAGATCAATTAGCACGACTAGAATCAAAACCATAGTAGAAATCGAAGAATTAATATTATAGCTAATCATAGAGTCACACAAACATTATTGCTTATAGTGATAAAATGAAGGGGAAATACATAACTTCCCCTACAACTAAAAAGCTAGCTAGATCGATGCCAAACACCGACGATGGTTATAATATTATTTACTATTCAGTGAGCTGCAGCTCTACTGCCTTGGTCGCCGTCTTCGTAGTCATCATCGTCGATGATAACCTCGTACTCCGCGTAGCCTTTGGCGTAGTACTGCTTAAGCACGTCCTCCGGCTTATCGCGGATGTTGTAGATGACCTCCCGCTCATGGCGCAGCTCCTCGATGAGCGCCTTGCGCCTCGCCTTGCCCTCCTCCTTGGCGTCGTCCATGGCGCGCAGGTGGGCGACGAGGTCCGGCGGTAGCTTGGCCAGGAGCTCCGCGCCCAGGGCCTCGGTCAGCTTGGGCGTGTCCCTGCGCTCGGGCAATTCCTCCGGGTTCCCAATGCAGTATAGAATCTGCTCTTGAGTGTAGCggaccttcttcttcttcttcttcttcttcttctttttctccgtTATTGAAGGTGCCTTACCTTGGTCGTTAGTGGGATCAATCACCTTGTCAAAGCTACTCGTCTCACTCCTTCCCTCAGATGGAGGATCCATCGCCGCCAGCGCCGGAATTCCTATggagaaataataataaaaaaaaaggctaagTACTCTCTTTGTATTTTTATGACCAATGTTTTTGTGTAGATAAAAAATAGCTACGtcatgataaatcaagtcacaataaaaataaataataattacataatattttttgaattggATGAATGATcaacgttggttaaaaaatcaacagcgtcatatattaaaatagggAGAGAATATAATATAATATCGGATCAGAAACGAGAAAGGGGGCCACTTTTGTCAACTATCAACTACGGAAGATCATCTCAGCACGTACATGGATCTACTCTACGTTggcacaaaaattataaaattctATAAATCCAGATCGAGATTATACAAAGAAAAGGAGAGCGACTTCTAATTAAGCCGCGCGCACCTGATGGAGGAGCTTCCGCCGCCGGAATCGTGGCTTTAATCCTCCCCTCGATCTCGTACGTCTCGATCGATTGAGAGCTTAATTAAACCTagattgtgaatttgtgatggaCTTATCGGGTGGGTCGGGTGGAGAGGACCACCGTACAGCCCCTgcctcaatatatatatatatatatatatatatatatatatattgtgtgtgtgtgtacgtACTACAGCTCGATCAGCTCCGATTACAATCGGGTTCGGAGAGCAGCTGCGACGTTGTGGATGATGAAGGATGCAGTCGTACACTCGTACGTCGACGAGAGGAGAGGCACGCAGGTTGGTGCAGGAATAAGCTAGCGACGTGCTTCCTGTCTTCCTCCTCGGCTCGCCGCCCGACGACCAACCTCCCACGCCCAGGTCGCCCGCTCCGGGGATTGCAATTCCGGTTCAAAGTTTCGTAAATTTCCGAAATTCCTGGCGCGGCAAGTGATTATCTCAGTCGAAATTTcgttttttctcaaatttttgtgaatttagtcaaattcaGTTAAGTTATGCTAAAATTTCAAAGAAATTTTTGTCTAAAAAGTGTTGAAAATGAGCGAAATTTCGGACGAAATTGAAATCGAAAACCTTGCCGTTCCATCAGAGCCGTCGTTGATCAGGGAGCGGCATGGGTAGGCACAGTGGACACGAGAGAAAAATGGACACCACTAGAATGCACCAGATAAAATACCACCCGATACATTGTCTTTGAGATAAAATGCCACTTTGAAGAGTTGTAATACCAAGATACTCCtcgtggagagagaggaagggagaggggagcgCTAGGACAGTGGCCGTGCTCCCCATCAGCGAGCAATGGGTGGCGAGCGCGCTGCCCAGCAGTTCGCTTGCTAGGAGGCAGTGGCGATGGGGACGACAGCAGAGGAGGATGGCGCAACAAGCATCGAGCGAGCGGGCGGCAACAGGACGATGGGGCAGAGGGAGGAAGCAATGATGTGGTGGCTCTCTAGCACCACCTagcccgcgcgctcgccgcttGCTGCCTCCGGCGCTGCTCCCACGCGCGCGTGTGCGAGCTGCTCACggcatcttcctcctccctgtaatcatcgtcgccgccaccgcttgcTGGTGAGCCCTCCAGCACCACACTAGGGGCATATTGATCTTAAAACTCTCCAAAGTAGCATTTCATCTACAAGACAACATATCAAGTGGTATTTTATCGATGTATTAAGTGGGTGGCATTTTATTGAAACCCCACAAGACGCTGCAGCCTTGTCGTCCAGATCTCGCGTCGAGAGGCTCCATTGTAAAGGCTGTCGGTGTCGTGGTTGGGGAGaaaagatagagagaagagaagtgGGTGATGTAGACAATGTGGGGGAGCAAATCCGGTGAGGTGGACGAAGTCGAATgtcgtcccccccccccccccccccccaaaaaaaaaatccccaccTCCGCATCAGTTTCTTCACTCCGCCATCACTGAGTAGGGAGAGGAAGGGACGCTGACAGTCGAGCCCCATCTACTAACTGAGCCCGTTAAACTCGTCATGTTATGTGGGGAATTTCGTTTCGCCGTCGCAGAGATCGGGACGAACACTGTGCCGGACGGTCTACAGTGCCGCGCGTGGGAACAGATTAGGCACGGTGGTTAGAGGTTGTTTTGATAAAGATGTTATCCATTTCTTTTAGCTTAATTAGTTCAGTTTGTAAGGCTATTTAGAGCCGGCAGGATTATGGTTAATGATAACAAGAAATTTATCCCCAAAACTACTTTCTCAATCTACCTATGTTCTCTCTATCCCTGCCCCTGTTCTTGGTGAAGTTCGAGTTGGGAGCAGTCCATCTCTGCTCCTAAGACGTCAACTATCCATGTGAGCGAAAACCACGCTAACAAGTGAAAGTCAAATTGCATCAGTTTAATACTAATTGTTGAGGgtcaaaatatttgatgttgTGGCTAAGAGATACAAAACAAATTGAACCTATGTTTTATATTTGAGGAAGCCAAGGggaattttattcttttaatatttacatcGTGATATGTAGATTGTTGAAAAGTACTTCGTAATTCGTGGACCAAACAAATGATCCGCATTGATCTGCATGTTATTGTCCTGCCTCACGCGAAACGTACCAAAGATTCACTCCGCACAGCGTATGCGCGTAAGTTGGCACGGTAGGCCAGGGCAAAACCCAAACATCAAACATATTcggtgttggcaacttttttgacaagttgacaatcacgatcgcagcacctaaacCTTTGCGGTGATAGTAGAGTCACCAACCACCCTAATCTAATACTAGATCAAGATAGGTTTTGATAAACTAAAccagctagcggagccgatcCGATCTAGATGAAACCGTAGATAATTACCTCCCTCGtaggcaaaacggaaggttttcaggataAACCTACAAAGATGTGTCTACAATTGATTGATTGTTGATTATATGTCTACAATtaaaccggccttgtcccttatataggggttgatCTTGCcatctacaggccctcctctaaaccggccttgtcccttatataggggttgatCTTGCcatctacaggccctcctccacatctaactcgggatagaaaccaaaggaaacccgaaacatgccttcccaagCAAGGAAAACTCGAGACCCGACAAAACAGACTTGGACTCGGACtctgccagtcagaccggccacacaccgccggtctaaACGGCCTACTGGCGGCGGTAAGAGGAAAACCGGCAGAACGTCCAAACTTTGGCTATTTCTATATTTTAATCCTAAATGCCAAATTTGGGTATAAACACCTGGAATGAGAAATTTGCATATCTGTCATCCTTAAAGATCGGCTTCGCTTGAATGCTATCATTAAAATAGGATTCAATCGAATGTCACTTTCAAGCTGTGGGAGCTGTAATGCCATTTTCGCTCTTTTTTGcatttgtaaattatttttcgtcCAATTCATTTTATCtcagacttctttttttttttcccctagcTGCACTGTTGAACCACACCGAGCGAGAGAGAAGGGGCGACGACGCCAGCGCCACGGCCTTCCCTAACCGCGCCACCTCCCCCCACCGAGTCATGCTGCCTCTCCCTGCCGATCCGTGCCGCCGCTTGCAGCCCACCCCACCTAAACCCGTCGCCGCTTGCAGCCCGCCACCCCCCGGACCCGCCGTCGCAAcctgccgccgcctgctcctcgTTCCGCCGTGTTGGGCTGCAAGAGTGGCAGCGGAGAGAAGCGGTGTGGTTCGGCTCGGCGGGGGGAGGCGAAGCCCTTTGATATTTTGTTTCCTCTCTCAATGTTGGATGCTGGTCATTCCCCTTCGCGTCATATGCCGTCGTCTTCGGCTCCGGCAGCAGCTCACGACGTCCACCACCATCTCCGCTGGAGACCCCCCTGAGCTAGCATCAGCAATAGCACACACGTGCGAGCTCCAGCAAGAAGGCAAGCTAGCTCCTTCATACTCCGTTTCTTTTCTAAATATTGACggcgttgactttttaaaaaaattaattaattattaattcttttcttatcatttgattcattgttaaatatacttttatttatacatgtaattttacatatttaacaaaagtttttaataaaacgaatggttaaagatgtgctaaaaaatcaacggtgtcaaatatttagaaaccgAGGGAGTACTTCCAAAATTCAGGCAGCAATGGCAAGCTCCACCATGAGCTAGGAAGAAATTAACTAGCAAGCAGGCAGACAGCCGGCTGGCTGGCCGGCTCGCTGCAACATCCCGCACCAAGCCCCAGCTCCATGATCCTCTTCCTCTAATTAGCAACTAATAACTCTGTCGACGATTGATATcgtgattccggtatttgcatagtatggggatcgttggtactagg
The nucleotide sequence above comes from Oryza glaberrima chromosome 11, OglaRS2, whole genome shotgun sequence. Encoded proteins:
- the LOC127754210 gene encoding uncharacterized protein LOC127754210, with the protein product MDPPSEGRSETSSFDKVIDPTNDQGKAPSITEKKKKKKKKKKKVRYTQEQILYCIGNPEELPERRDTPKLTEALGAELLAKLPPDLVAHLRAMDDAKEEGKARRKALIEELRHEREVIYNIRDKPEDVLKQYYAKGYAEYEVIIDDDDYEDGDQGSRAAAH